A single Cucumis melo cultivar AY chromosome 4, USDA_Cmelo_AY_1.0, whole genome shotgun sequence DNA region contains:
- the LOC103503700 gene encoding uncharacterized protein LOC103503700, which produces MANYPHYRSQFGDTTFTKVFVGGLAWETPTDQMRTYFEQFGDILEAVIITDKNTSKSKGYGFVTFRDPESARRACANPNPIIDGRRANCNIAALGRPRPSPPRGRGQSSVNPYQGNTMQAQASPSYGGVPSPLNQPPIPPPPPPAPPVVYSPYGYPAYSPDYGYHHHHQAVYNPQVQQPQMYQQTPYYYGYSSRGTTFPNPSQSHHHPRLLLPPPSYVYYSPPPPPPQFEASSFNYPPQAQPQIIRHRFSSTDSQTSQQTTTEAEVGGVVSDQSPTT; this is translated from the exons ATGGCTAATTATCCACATTACCGATCTCAATTTGGAGATACAACTTTCACTAAAGTCTTTGTTGGTGGTCTTGCTTGGGAAACTCCCACTGACCAAATGCGAACTTATTTTGAACAATTTGGTGACATTCTTGAAGCTGTTATTATCACTGATAAAAACACCTCCAAATCTAAAGGCTATGGATTC GTAACATTTCGTGACCCTGAATCTGCAAGAAGAGCTTGTGCCAATCCCAACCCAATAATCGATGGAAGACGTGCAAATTGTAACATTGCTGCATTGGGTCGACCTCGGCCTTCCCCTCCACGAG GACGAGGGCAAAGTAGTGTAAATCCATATCAAGGAAATACAATGCAGGCACAAGCATCACCCTCCTATGGCGGAGTCCCATCCCCGCTAAACCAACCACCCATTCCTCCACCGCCTCCACCTGCACCCCCGGTCGTATATTCACCATACGG ATACCCAGCTTACAGTCCAGATTATGGGTACCACCACCACCATCAA GCAGTGTACAACCCACAAGTTCAACAGCCACAAATGTATCAACAAACTCCATATTATTATGGGTATTCATCAAGAGGAACAACATTTCCAAATCCTTCACAGTCACATCATCATCCTCGACTATTACTACCTCCTCCTTCATATGTCTACtattctcctcctcctccaccTCCTCAATTTGAAGCTTCTTCCTTCAATTATCCTCCTCAAGCTCAACCACAGATTATTCGACACCGTTTTTCCTCAACAG